The stretch of DNA CTCAACCCATCTGTTATTTATAGGAAGGTATAAAGAAGGTGAGAAAGATCCTGATCCGAAAACCTGGAAGGCAAATTTCCGCTGTGCCATGAACTCCCTGCCTGACATCGAAGAAGTGAAGGATAAAAGCATCAACAGGGGCTCCGCTGCTGTCAGGGTTTACAGGATGCTGCCACCCTTGACAAAGCATCAGAAGAAAGGTAAATCCTTGGCAATCCAGCTGGAGTTACACTGCTTAAACAGCCCTTAAAAGTCCTGCTCTACGTAAGCAGGGCCTAACAGACCTGTTGGTagcactggtgctgctgggcttgCCCACTGGTTATTGCTGGGAACAACTTGTACAAATAGTTAATTTTATCCCAAATTCCTTAAACATGCCTAAAGGCAGCATCAGGGGGTCATGGGGactggctggtgctggcagcagttgAGCTTGCTGAGCAGGTTTCAAGGCTGCAAGAGCTCACACTTGCCTAAAATGTGCAGCCCTTTCTCACATTCgtcttattttatttcacagaaaggAAGTCAAAGTCTTCAAGAGAAGTAAGAAACAAGAGCAAGAGAAAGGTATGTGTCTGTAGAGGCAGCTGAAGAAGCTAGaggttttggtggttttctttcttAACTTTTTTTCATATGGGAACTTGTGTGTTCGTAGACAAGTCTTTCATgctttacccttttttttttttgtagtgttATGAAGAGACAAGGCTGAAAGAGTCAGCAGAAAGCTTAACCAACACTCCTTTGCCAGATGACCACAGTGGCTACACCATTCACGACTATGCAGGGCAGGAAGTGGAGGTGGAGAGCACAGCCATCACCTTAGGTGAGATGCTGGGTTTGGGTCTGAGCAGAGTGCAAAGTGCATTTTGTGCTAAAGATGAGccttggggctggggcagctgcagtgtCAGACTGgcagggaggaagcagaggttgtcctgtccctgctgtgagtGCCAACTCCTGGTGCATCCCACAGACCTGTCCTCCTGCGAGGTGAGCAGCTGGAGGCCAGCAATGGAAGTCACCATGGCTGACAGCACCAACGACCTCTACCAGCTCCAGGTGTCCCCCCTGGCCTCGTCCTCTGAAGGtgggtgtttcttttttcctaccCCAGTCTTTCACTGGTCTGCTCGAGGCAAGGCAGCAGGATGAAGGAGTGCCTGGGCCAAGAGGAGAAACAAGAGCTGTTTTGTAGAAAAGACAACCCCCACCTGATAGATTTGGGAATTTGGAGTTACCAAACCAACCAGGGTGCAGAAGGGGAGAGCTGGCACATGCCACCTGCCCATGGGTTAAAGGCTCTGAAATGCCACCTGCTCCAACAGAGATGGCAGAGGTTGCCGTGCTTCCCACTGGGGAAATAAATAATTAGCATGGATACATCAGAGTGGTTCTTCACTCAGGGGGCAAATCATCCTCCTGTCATCTTCCACAGCAAGTGGGCTCTGCTCTGTTGAGTCCTGGGGAGGCGTCAGAGCTGGCTGGAGCCCTGCACCTCAGCATGCAATTGTTGAAGAGCATCAGAGATGAAGGGCTGTGAGGAGTCTGGGGTGGGCATGAATAAAAAGTAGTCATGTTGTGTGACAAGAGAATATGAAGCGGGTTCTGTGATGAAGAAGCAGAACTATGAGGGCTAAAAGTTGACATctatgttttcttcctttttttttatgtgcTTACAAAACAGTCACAGACGAAGATGAAGAGGAAATGAATACGGATATTTTTAAGGTAAAACCAGCTCTTCTGGTCAGAATAAAATTGTCCAAAGTTGGTGTTTGTACCAATAGAGGAAGGGAAGCAGGTATCTGATCCAGTCTCATGTGAGCTGAGCATACACTTTCTTAATGAGGAAGcctgaaaaattaaatacaaaaagctGCTTTGCAAACATGAACTGGAGAGGACACACCCATGG from Prinia subflava isolate CZ2003 ecotype Zambia chromosome 16, Cam_Psub_1.2, whole genome shotgun sequence encodes:
- the IRF1 gene encoding interferon regulatory factor 1, coding for MPVSRMRMRPWLEMQIDSNQIPGLIWLNKDKRIFQIPWKHAAKQGWDIEKDACLFRSWAIHTGRYKEGEKDPDPKTWKANFRCAMNSLPDIEEVKDKSINRGSAAVRVYRMLPPLTKHQKKERKSKSSREVRNKSKRKCYEETRLKESAESLTNTPLPDDHSGYTIHDYAGQEVEVESTAITLDLSSCEVSSWRPAMEVTMADSTNDLYQLQVSPLASSSEVTDEDEEEMNTDIFKLLGPAQDWHSTNIGGKGFLTNESSTQTLCSTYGYKEQDGDIDTTSGEMDFRFFDQKSSLDFSWLDTVRPTMQVIPCGL